The Chlamydiota bacterium sequence ACTAGAGTATTGCGAAAAAGCATTAAACATGGCCAAAATTATATATGGTGAAGATTCAGAACAGATAAAGATTTATCAAAAAAATGTTGAAAATTTAAGAAAACGAGAAAATTTATGCGTAATCTCATAAAAAGTTAATCTGGGTCTAGATCCAATGAAAATGGTAGTAATTTTCTAAAGAGTTCTTGATGTTTTTGCTTTCTTCTTTCGAGTGCGTCGTTTTTTTGTTGTAGGAGCTTTGTGGTGTGTGCCGTAGACGACTTCATGTAAGTTTTCTATCGCGATAAACGCGTTGGGATCTTCTCTTAACACAAGCTCTTTGAGTTCGGAAAGATCCAAACGTTCTACGATGACGTAAAGGATCTCTGTTTCTGTTCCAGAAAAACCACCACGTCCATATAAAGCAGTTAAGCCGAGTCCCATTTTATTGATAATCGCATTGGATACTTGCTTAGGTTTTGAAGACATGATGGTCACGCTTTTGAGTTCATCAAATCCGACAATCACGACGTCCATCGTTTTGTAGGCAATAAAATAGGTCATCAAAGATTGCATGGCAATGTGCCAATCTCGAAAAAGATATCCATAAAATCCAAAAATGAGAATGTTGATGGCTAAAACAACTTGACCGACAGTAAATCCTTTTTTGCGATTGATAATGATGGCTAAAATCTCTGTGCCATCTAAACAAGCTCCATTGCGGATGACAAGACCTACGCCGACACCTAAGATCACACCTCCAAAAACAATGACTTCTAATAGAAACGATCCGCTGTTAGGATCTCCTAGAAAAGGTTTAAAAGGCTCCAATAATAGCCAAAAGCCAATAAAGACAAGGACAGCAAAAAACATTTGTAAAAAGAAGGTTTTACGAATGAATTTATACGACAAAAACAAAAAGGGCAGGGTTAGAATAATCAAAGAGATTGGAAGATAATTTGCTCCAAAAAGACGTGCAGAAATCAAAGAAAGCCCAATGATGCCTCCATCAATCAAATGGTTGGGAAATAGGAAAATTCTGACGGAGACTGCTGCTAAAAATGCCCCGAGCAAAATGAAAAAATATAAACGAATAAACTTCTTTATGGATCTGGCGAAACTATTTTTATTTTGGACCATAGCAAAAAAAACGCGAGAGAAGGGACTCGAACCCTCAACTTCCGACGTGACAGGCCGGTGCTCTAACCAATTGAACTACTCCCGCAAAGGGTTTAATGGGCGCAAAAGGATTTGAACCTATGACCGCCTGTTTGTAAGACAGGAGCTCTACCACTGAGCTATACGCCCTAAATAATTGACGTTACGCAGTAACACCAATAATAACTGACCTTACGCACTACCTTCTGCTTATATGAGGGCTGCAAAAAACAATCTACGTCGTCTAACACTTCATCCAACTCTCTCGGAGTTGGATTTCATCGTCATCCTTGTATCTTGTTCCTTTCGCTCCTCCTATAAACAGAACTTACTGCGCAACATCAGTAAGTAAGTCAAAAATACCCGTTTAGAGCAATTATTTCAAGAAAATCTAGAATTTTCTACAAAGATAAACAAGGCGTTTGATATATTTTTGCTATGCACTATCGTCAAGCAAGAATTTTATTCCCGGTCTATTTGACATTTTTTTTAGATAATATGGGTTTTGCGATTGTCTTTCCTATTTTTGGACCCATGATTTTAGATCCTGATATGCATTTTTTTCATCCAGATACGCTTTTTGCAACACGTACACTGATGCTTGGAGTGATTTTAGCCTGTTTTCCTTTGATGCAACTCTTTGGAGCACCTGTTTTAGGAGAACTTTCTGATCTAAAGGGTAGAAAAAAAATCTTGACGTTTTCTGTGTTTGGAACATTTTTAGGGTATTGTACAACGGCTTTTGGCCTTTTTTACCAATCGCTCGGGCTTATCATTGCAGGTCGTCTATTCACAGGGCTTTTTGCAGGTAACACATCGATTTGTATGGCAACGATTGCGGATATTTCTAAAGATGAACATACACGCTCTTACCGTTTTGGATACATGGCGTTTACAGCAGGGGTTTCTTTTGTGATAGGAATTGTAGTTGCAGGAGTGTTTTCTTCGGATCTTTTAGCCTTTAATTCTTTTTCTTTGCCTATGTGGATTGTGACAATTTTAGCTTTTATGAATTTTTTATTTGTTGTAGGAATGTTTCAAGAAACGCTGCAAGACCTTGGAAAGGGCAGAATCACATTTACAAGAGGTATTAGAAATATTTACCACGCTTTTCGCCTACCGAAATTGGGTTTTTTGTTTTTCTTTTTATTTGCGCTTGTGAGTTCCTTTGAATTGATCTTTGCTTTTATGCCTGCCATTTTTGTAGAGTTTTATGACCTCAAAAAAGGGATGATTTCTGCCATCTTTGTGTGGCTTGGTTTAGTGTGGTCCTTTGGTTCGTCTTATCTCAATAAGCGTATTATGAAAAATAGAAGCATTTTTACGATCATGTATTCGAGTATTTTGGTTGTAATGGGAGGATATATTGCCCTTCTTTTTGCATCCAAACTTGTGCCCTTTTTAATCATTTTGTCCATTTTGATGGTTTTGTATTCGTATCTATGGCCCAATGCGCAATCTCAAATTTCTATCAATGCTGACAAGAGCATTCAGGGAAAAGTCTTGGGGGTTTCTGCCTCCATGATTGCTGCAGCTGAAATTGTTGCAAGTCTTGCTGGAGGCTATCTTTTTCGTTTTGGCATATTAGCTTTTTTGGCCTTTTGTCTATTGTTTGTTGTCTTGGGGTTTTGTTCGCTTTTTTTGTACAAGCGTAAATATTTATCTGTGTTACTCATCATCTTTGCTCTTTTTGGATGCACCAAGAAGCCTAAAGATTTTTTAATGCAAGGGGAGTGGATTCAAAAAAAAATGATCGAAGAACTGCAATATGTGCACACTTTGAAAGATTTGCAAAAGCATCAAAAACCGTTAGAAAAATACCATTTGCAACTTGTTGATGTAATTGAAAGCGCGATCAAAAATCACATTGATATTTCGCCCGATTTGGATACCTTTACATCAGACTGTTTAAAGGAAGAAATGTTACGTATATTGTTCATTGAAGGCGCCCCTAAGGTCATGGAAGAAATCCAAAAAGAAGCGCTCTATCGATTAGATCACCTATGATGCTTAAACTCAAATTTTGCTTCGCATGCTGACTTAAGAAGAATAAATTACTTCGCATTTCTCCTCACCCAACTCTTTGGAGTTGAGCTTGTCGAACGTGCTTGTATTTTATCCTCCTCGTTTCGCCTTCGAAACAAGATTTGAGCTCAAACATCATTTATGATGCTTCTGTGAAAAAGCATAAATGGAAAGAAGCCCAAGGAAAAAGCTGGGTACAAGTGGCGGGATAGCCCATTCAAAGAAAAAGTTTAAGCCCTCAAAGATAAAAACCGAACAAGCTCCGACAAATACACCTACAATCGCACCTTTTTTGGTGATACATTTAGAATACAAGCTTAAAATCACAAGGGGGCCAAACACAGCTCCCAATCCAGACCAAGAAAATAGCACCAATTTGTAAATGCTAGCGACACGATTAAAGGCAATAAAATAGGCGAAAATACCAATCAACAAGATCGCAATTCTAGAAACAACGACCACTTGTTTTTCGGTGGCTTGTTTGTGAAAGAAATTTTTATACAAATCGTTAGCAACATTGGATGAGAGCACCAAAATCTGCGAGTTCATCGTTGAGATAATCGCAGCAAGCACACCACACAACACAAAGCTTGCAAAAAAAGGAGTCAGTACGCTTTTTGCCATCAGCACATAAACCAAAGCCTCATTGCTCAAAGCGGGTGAAAAAAACTTTTTTCCTACAAGCCCAACAAGACAAGAAAATACAACGGATAAAAACAACCAGCTCATGCCCACATACTTGGATTTTTTAAGGTCTTTAGGATCTTTGATGCCCATAAATTTGATCA is a genomic window containing:
- the tetA_4 gene encoding Tetracycline resistance protein, class C, which translates into the protein MHYRQARILFPVYLTFFLDNMGFAIVFPIFGPMILDPDMHFFHPDTLFATRTLMLGVILACFPLMQLFGAPVLGELSDLKGRKKILTFSVFGTFLGYCTTAFGLFYQSLGLIIAGRLFTGLFAGNTSICMATIADISKDEHTRSYRFGYMAFTAGVSFVIGIVVAGVFSSDLLAFNSFSLPMWIVTILAFMNFLFVVGMFQETLQDLGKGRITFTRGIRNIYHAFRLPKLGFLFFFLFALVSSFELIFAFMPAIFVEFYDLKKGMISAIFVWLGLVWSFGSSYLNKRIMKNRSIFTIMYSSILVVMGGYIALLFASKLVPFLIILSILMVLYSYLWPNAQSQISINADKSIQGKVLGVSASMIAAAEIVASLAGGYLFRFGILAFLAFCLLFVVLGFCSLFLYKRKYLSVLLIIFALFGCTKKPKDFLMQGEWIQKKMIEELQYVHTLKDLQKHQKPLEKYHLQLVDVIESAIKNHIDISPDLDTFTSDCLKEEMLRILFIEGAPKVMEEIQKEALYRLDHL